A window of the Microbacterium sp. LWH13-1.2 genome harbors these coding sequences:
- a CDS encoding pyruvate carboxylase, producing MFQKILVANRGEIAIRAFRAAFEVGARTVAVFPHEDRGSVHRLKADEAYEIGERGHPVRAYLDVDEIIRVAKDAGADAIYPGYGFLSENPELAEKAAANGITFIGPPAKVLEMAGNKVEAKRHAIEAGVPVLRSTEASDDVEALVAQAAEIGFPLFAKAVAGGGGRGMRRVESAAELAPALAEAMREAESAFGDPRMFLEQAVLRPRHIEVQILADKSGETVHLFERDCSVQRRHQKVVEIAPAPNLDDSIRTALHGYAVAFARSIGYENAGTVEFLLETAGERTGEVVFIEMNPRIQVEHTVTEEVTDVDLVQSQMRIAAGQTLAELGLEQKNLHVRGAALQCRITTEDPTQGFRPDTGKITTYRSPGGAGIRLDGGTVHQGAQISPHFDSMLAKLTCRGRDFPAAVARARRALAEFRIRGVSTNIPFLQALLDDDAFIAGDVSTSFIDERPDLLRGRESKDRGTRILSWLVDVTVNKPHGTHPGPLDPRTKLPAIDLSVEPAAGSRQRLLELGPEGFARSLREQSALAITDTTFRDAHQSLLATRVRTRDLVAVAPHIARMTPGLLSVEAWGGATYDVALRFLGEDPWERLDKLRAALPNIAIQMLLRGRNTVGYTPYPTAVTEAFVQEAAASGVDIFRIFDALNDVEQMRPAIEAVRNTGTAVAEVALCYTGDLLNPAEDLYTLDYYLRLAEQIVAAGAHIIAIKDMAGLLRPAAAAKLVTALRERFDLPVHLHTHDTPGGQLATLLAASAAGVDAVDAASAPLSGTTSQPSLSSLVAALAHTDRDSGIDLGSVSDLEPYWEAVRRVYAPFESGLPGPTGRVYRHEIPGGQLSNLRQQAKALGLADDFELIEDMYAAADRILGRVPKVTPSSKVVGDLALHLAAVKADPADFEANPEKYDVPDSVVGFMAGELGDLPGGWPEPFRTKVLAGRSVRTGLTEISADDEAALAGDSESRRSRLNTLLFPAPMREFTQMREQFGDLSVLDTSDYLYGLVQGQEHLVEIDRGVQLFVGLEAIGDADDKGMRTVMTTLNGQLRPVFVRDRAVAVDTHEIEKADTSVAGHVAAPFSGVVTLKVEVGTAVRAGEPVASIEAMKMEAAITASVDGVIERLAIGTTQQVEAGDLLVVISPAH from the coding sequence ATGTTCCAGAAGATCCTTGTGGCGAACCGCGGCGAGATCGCGATCCGTGCCTTCCGCGCGGCATTCGAGGTCGGAGCCAGGACCGTCGCCGTCTTCCCTCATGAAGACCGCGGGTCGGTCCATCGGCTCAAGGCCGATGAGGCGTACGAGATCGGCGAGCGGGGCCATCCGGTCCGCGCGTACCTCGATGTCGACGAGATCATCCGCGTCGCGAAGGATGCGGGGGCGGACGCGATCTACCCGGGTTACGGGTTCCTCTCAGAGAACCCGGAGCTGGCGGAGAAGGCAGCCGCGAACGGCATCACCTTCATCGGCCCGCCGGCGAAGGTGCTCGAGATGGCGGGAAACAAGGTCGAGGCCAAACGCCATGCGATCGAGGCCGGTGTCCCCGTGCTCCGGTCGACCGAGGCATCCGACGACGTCGAGGCGCTCGTGGCTCAGGCGGCAGAGATCGGGTTCCCTCTGTTCGCAAAGGCCGTCGCCGGCGGTGGCGGCCGCGGCATGCGTCGGGTCGAGTCGGCCGCGGAGCTCGCCCCCGCACTCGCCGAGGCGATGCGCGAGGCCGAGAGCGCCTTCGGGGATCCGCGGATGTTCCTCGAGCAGGCCGTGCTGCGTCCTCGCCACATCGAGGTGCAGATCCTCGCCGACAAGTCCGGTGAGACCGTCCATCTGTTCGAGCGCGACTGCTCGGTGCAGCGTCGCCACCAGAAGGTGGTCGAGATCGCACCGGCCCCGAACCTCGACGACAGCATCCGCACGGCACTGCACGGCTACGCCGTCGCATTCGCCCGCTCGATCGGATATGAGAATGCCGGGACTGTGGAGTTCCTTCTGGAGACGGCGGGGGAGCGCACCGGCGAGGTCGTCTTCATCGAGATGAATCCACGCATCCAGGTCGAGCACACGGTCACGGAAGAGGTCACCGACGTCGACCTCGTGCAGAGCCAGATGCGCATCGCCGCCGGTCAGACGCTCGCCGAGCTGGGACTCGAACAGAAGAACCTGCACGTGCGGGGCGCTGCTCTGCAATGCCGCATCACGACCGAGGACCCTACGCAGGGGTTCCGACCCGACACAGGGAAGATCACGACCTACCGCTCGCCCGGTGGAGCCGGAATCCGCCTCGACGGCGGCACCGTCCACCAGGGCGCGCAGATCAGCCCGCACTTCGACTCGATGCTGGCGAAGCTGACCTGTCGCGGTCGCGACTTCCCGGCGGCCGTCGCCCGTGCGCGGCGTGCGCTGGCGGAGTTCCGCATCCGCGGCGTCTCGACGAACATCCCCTTCCTGCAGGCGCTGCTGGACGATGACGCGTTCATCGCCGGCGATGTGAGCACCTCGTTCATCGACGAGCGCCCCGATCTGCTCCGAGGTCGCGAGTCGAAGGACCGCGGCACGAGGATCCTCAGCTGGCTGGTCGATGTCACGGTCAACAAGCCGCATGGCACGCACCCGGGGCCGCTCGACCCGCGGACCAAGCTGCCGGCGATCGACCTCTCGGTCGAGCCGGCCGCGGGGTCGCGCCAGCGGCTCCTCGAACTCGGCCCCGAGGGATTCGCGAGAAGCCTGCGCGAGCAGAGCGCTCTCGCCATCACCGACACGACGTTCCGGGATGCGCACCAGTCGCTGCTCGCCACACGAGTGCGCACGCGGGACCTCGTCGCCGTCGCCCCGCACATCGCCAGGATGACGCCCGGACTGCTCTCGGTCGAGGCCTGGGGCGGAGCAACCTACGATGTCGCGCTGCGGTTCCTCGGGGAAGACCCGTGGGAGCGCCTCGACAAGCTCCGCGCGGCACTGCCGAACATCGCGATCCAGATGCTGCTCCGGGGACGCAACACTGTGGGGTACACGCCGTACCCGACAGCCGTGACGGAGGCATTCGTGCAGGAGGCGGCAGCCAGCGGCGTCGACATCTTCCGGATCTTCGACGCGCTGAACGACGTCGAGCAGATGCGCCCGGCGATCGAGGCCGTCCGCAACACCGGTACGGCGGTCGCCGAGGTGGCGCTCTGCTACACGGGCGACCTGCTCAACCCGGCCGAGGACCTCTACACGCTCGACTACTACCTGCGCCTCGCCGAGCAGATCGTCGCGGCCGGCGCCCACATCATCGCCATCAAGGACATGGCAGGGCTGCTGCGCCCCGCCGCGGCCGCGAAGCTCGTCACGGCCCTGCGCGAGCGGTTCGACCTTCCCGTCCACCTCCACACGCACGACACCCCTGGCGGACAGCTCGCGACTCTTCTGGCCGCCAGCGCCGCGGGCGTGGATGCGGTGGATGCGGCATCCGCACCGCTCTCCGGCACGACGAGCCAGCCGTCGCTCTCGTCGCTCGTCGCCGCGCTCGCGCACACAGACCGCGACAGCGGCATCGATCTCGGCAGCGTCTCGGATCTCGAACCTTACTGGGAGGCCGTCCGCCGGGTCTACGCGCCGTTCGAGTCCGGCCTGCCCGGACCCACGGGGCGTGTCTACCGCCACGAGATCCCGGGCGGCCAGCTCTCCAACCTCCGGCAGCAGGCGAAGGCGCTGGGCCTCGCAGACGACTTCGAGCTCATCGAGGACATGTACGCCGCCGCGGACCGCATCCTCGGACGTGTTCCCAAGGTGACGCCGTCGTCGAAGGTCGTCGGGGACCTGGCGCTGCACCTCGCGGCGGTCAAAGCCGACCCCGCAGACTTCGAGGCGAACCCCGAGAAGTACGACGTGCCGGATTCCGTCGTCGGATTCATGGCCGGCGAGCTCGGAGACCTCCCCGGCGGCTGGCCGGAGCCCTTCCGCACCAAGGTGCTGGCCGGTCGGTCGGTGCGCACCGGACTCACCGAGATCTCGGCGGACGACGAAGCGGCGCTCGCGGGTGACAGTGAAAGCCGTCGCTCTCGTCTGAACACCCTGCTGTTCCCGGCTCCGATGCGCGAATTCACTCAGATGAGGGAGCAGTTCGGCGATCTCTCGGTGCTCGACACCAGCGACTACCTCTACGGACTCGTGCAGGGGCAGGAGCACCTGGTCGAGATCGACCGCGGAGTGCAGCTGTTCGTCGGCCTCGAGGCCATCGGCGACGCGGACGACAAGGGCATGCGCACAGTGATGACCACCCTCAACGGTCAGCTGCGACCGGTTTTCGTGAGGGACAGGGCGGTGGCCGTCGACACACACGAGATCGAGAAAGCAGACACCTCGGTCGCGGGGCACGTGGCCGCGCCGTTCTCCGGCGTCGTGACGCTCAAGGTGGAGGTCGGCACCGCGGTGCGGGCCGGCGAACCGGTCGCATCCATCGAGGCGATGAAGATGGAAGCGGCCATCACCGCCTCCGTCGACGGCGTGATCGAACGCCTCGCCATCGGGACGACGCAGCAGGTCGAAGCAGGAGATCTTTTGGTCGTCATCAGCCCGGCGCACTAA
- a CDS encoding ParA family protein, whose protein sequence is MHVLSVSSLKGGVGKTTVTLGLASAAFARGVRTLVVDLDPQSDVSTGMDIQVAGRLNIADVLANPKEKVVRQAITSSGWAKVHPGTIDVLIGSPSAINFDGPHPSVRDVWKLEEALAAVEADYDLVLIDCAPSLNALTRTAWAASDRVMVVTEPGLFSVAAADRALRAIEEIRRGLSPRLQPLGIVVNRVRPQSIEHQFRIKELRDMFGPLVLSPQLPERTSLQQAQGAAKPLHIWPGDSAQELASDFDQLLDRIIRTGRIQVAESGAQA, encoded by the coding sequence GTGCACGTACTCAGCGTCAGCTCTCTCAAGGGAGGCGTCGGCAAGACGACCGTGACCCTCGGCTTGGCCTCAGCGGCCTTCGCCCGTGGTGTCCGAACGCTCGTCGTCGACCTCGACCCGCAGTCAGATGTGTCCACCGGGATGGACATCCAGGTGGCAGGTCGGCTCAACATCGCCGATGTCCTGGCGAACCCGAAGGAGAAGGTCGTCCGTCAGGCGATCACCTCCAGCGGCTGGGCGAAGGTGCACCCCGGGACCATCGACGTGCTGATCGGAAGCCCCTCCGCGATCAACTTCGACGGACCGCACCCGAGCGTGCGCGACGTCTGGAAGCTGGAAGAGGCGCTGGCTGCCGTCGAGGCGGACTACGACCTGGTGCTCATCGACTGCGCGCCGTCGCTGAACGCCCTCACCCGCACGGCCTGGGCCGCGAGCGACCGCGTGATGGTCGTCACCGAGCCCGGCCTCTTCTCCGTCGCCGCCGCCGACCGTGCTCTCCGCGCGATCGAGGAGATCCGTCGAGGCCTCTCCCCCCGCCTTCAGCCGCTCGGCATCGTGGTCAACCGCGTCCGCCCTCAGTCGATCGAGCACCAGTTCCGCATCAAGGAGCTGCGCGACATGTTCGGTCCGCTCGTCCTCTCCCCTCAGCTGCCCGAGCGCACGTCGCTGCAGCAGGCACAGGGTGCGGCCAAGCCGCTCCACATCTGGCCGGGCGACTCGGCTCAGGAGCTGGCCTCGGACTTCGACCAGCTGCTCGACCGGATCATCCGCACGGGGCGCATCCAGGTCGCGGAATCGGGCGCTCAGGCCTGA
- a CDS encoding MerR family transcriptional regulator, whose translation MNADERAGDPRFVPELLFTDGLPAMDDEVGYRGAVAARAAGITYRQLDYWARTELVEPTVRGASGSGSQRLYGFRDILVLKLVKSLLDTGISLQQIRTAVDELRRAGIRDLAGTTLMSDGASVYLCTSNDEVIDLVSRGQGVFGIAVGKVLREVESTLVAFDATAPDPVDELSARRTKRSA comes from the coding sequence ATGAATGCGGATGAGCGTGCAGGCGACCCGCGGTTCGTACCCGAACTCCTCTTCACCGACGGCCTGCCGGCCATGGACGACGAGGTCGGCTATCGCGGTGCCGTCGCTGCTCGTGCAGCGGGCATCACCTACCGTCAACTGGACTACTGGGCGCGCACCGAGCTGGTCGAGCCCACCGTTCGCGGCGCGAGCGGCTCCGGCTCTCAGCGCCTTTACGGCTTCCGCGACATCCTCGTGCTCAAGCTCGTGAAGAGCCTGCTCGACACCGGCATCTCTCTGCAGCAGATCCGTACCGCCGTCGACGAGCTCCGCCGCGCGGGCATCCGCGATCTCGCGGGAACGACCCTCATGAGCGACGGCGCATCCGTCTACCTCTGCACGTCGAACGACGAGGTCATCGACCTGGTCAGCCGCGGACAGGGAGTATTCGGCATCGCCGTCGGCAAGGTGCTCCGCGAAGTGGAGTCCACGCTGGTCGCGTTCGATGCGACGGCACCGGACCCGGTCGACGAGCTGTCGGCGCGCCGCACCAAGCGATCCGCCTGA
- a CDS encoding MerR family transcriptional regulator — MAASPARERSASAGLLSIGQVLARLTPEFPELTSSKLRFLEVQGIVTPSRTESGYRKFSQADIERLRLGLTLQRDHYLPLSVIREQLDEAEANGESAALVPPPSITPTPRRYRRSELLSAAGAGPQLLNDAISTGVIVAQESYPESTVTLLRGLVALDRHGIEPRHLRSLRQGAEREVALIESALSSLLRRTDAASRAKASDMAPNLAAKIDEVRSLFVKDAIARLLS, encoded by the coding sequence ATGGCGGCTTCCCCCGCCCGCGAACGCTCGGCGTCCGCGGGTCTTCTGAGCATCGGTCAGGTCCTGGCGCGACTCACGCCAGAGTTCCCCGAGCTCACTTCGAGCAAGCTCCGCTTCCTCGAAGTTCAGGGGATCGTCACGCCGTCGCGCACCGAATCGGGCTACCGCAAGTTCTCGCAGGCCGACATCGAGCGGCTGCGCCTGGGTCTCACGCTGCAGCGGGATCACTACCTCCCTCTCAGCGTCATCCGCGAGCAGCTCGACGAGGCTGAGGCGAACGGCGAATCAGCGGCTCTCGTGCCGCCGCCCTCGATCACTCCGACGCCGCGCCGCTACCGTCGCAGTGAGCTGCTGTCGGCGGCAGGCGCGGGCCCGCAGCTGCTCAACGACGCGATCAGCACCGGCGTGATCGTGGCACAGGAGAGCTACCCGGAATCCACGGTCACGCTGCTGCGCGGTCTGGTCGCTCTCGACCGCCACGGCATCGAGCCTCGGCACCTCCGCTCACTGCGACAGGGCGCCGAGCGCGAGGTGGCGCTGATCGAATCGGCCCTGTCGTCGCTGCTGCGCCGCACCGATGCCGCGTCGCGTGCGAAGGCGAGCGACATGGCGCCCAATCTTGCCGCGAAGATCGACGAGGTGCGTTCGCTCTTCGTCAAAGACGCGATCGCGCGGTTGCTTTCGTAA
- a CDS encoding FHA domain-containing protein: MTDSETRSGGDAAIHRAGEQRHDVTQTFGHDSDLSFVPFGAELTDVEQSAIAALPSGSALLLVRSGALAGARYLLDTDVTTVGRHPEADIFFDDVTVSRRHAEVTRTGSTFEIIDQRSLNGTYVNGERVDRSALVDGTELRVGKFRLNFFASPVDRVAAID, encoded by the coding sequence GTGACAGACAGCGAAACCCGATCGGGCGGAGACGCCGCGATCCATCGTGCCGGCGAGCAGAGGCACGACGTGACGCAGACGTTCGGGCATGACTCGGACCTTTCCTTCGTGCCCTTCGGCGCGGAGCTGACGGATGTGGAACAGAGCGCCATCGCGGCGCTTCCCTCCGGTTCCGCACTGCTCCTGGTGCGCTCCGGAGCACTGGCAGGTGCGCGTTACCTGCTCGACACGGACGTGACGACCGTCGGCCGCCACCCCGAAGCGGACATCTTCTTCGACGACGTCACCGTCTCGCGTCGTCACGCCGAGGTCACCCGCACCGGCTCGACCTTCGAGATCATCGACCAGCGCTCTCTCAACGGCACTTATGTGAACGGTGAGCGCGTCGACCGCAGTGCTCTGGTCGACGGCACCGAGCTTCGCGTCGGCAAGTTCCGGCTGAACTTCTTCGCCTCTCCCGTCGATCGCGTCGCGGCGATCGACTGA
- a CDS encoding copper resistance CopC family protein produces the protein MKTTARRLPSAPIALAAAFLTAFLVLFVPLSASAHDSLIASSPEADSTVDTLPAELTLTFSAKLIDGDGATEIVVTDPAGTPVTDGAPTLNGAIVTQPLASEAPAGAYHVIWKVVSSDGHPTSGEFDFTVASGTESIPTEEPTASPTTAEPTPAATAGPGTDITSAPEESDSSAATTMIWVLAITGVLVIVGIVVWLVIRGRRSPGSTDSDVPTER, from the coding sequence GTGAAAACCACAGCTCGCCGCCTCCCCTCAGCCCCGATCGCTCTCGCCGCAGCCTTTTTGACAGCGTTCTTGGTGCTGTTCGTGCCGCTCTCCGCCTCAGCGCACGACAGCCTCATCGCGTCGTCTCCTGAGGCTGACAGCACTGTCGACACCCTTCCGGCCGAGCTCACCCTCACGTTCAGCGCGAAGCTCATCGACGGCGACGGCGCGACCGAGATCGTGGTGACCGATCCCGCGGGCACCCCTGTCACCGATGGCGCGCCGACCCTGAACGGTGCGATCGTCACGCAGCCGCTCGCCTCCGAAGCGCCGGCCGGTGCCTATCACGTGATCTGGAAGGTCGTCTCGAGCGACGGCCACCCCACCTCCGGCGAATTCGACTTCACCGTCGCGAGCGGGACGGAGAGCATCCCGACCGAGGAGCCGACGGCATCCCCCACGACCGCCGAGCCGACTCCCGCCGCGACCGCCGGCCCCGGAACGGACATCACGTCCGCACCTGAGGAGAGCGACTCGTCCGCCGCGACGACCATGATCTGGGTGCTCGCGATCACCGGTGTGCTCGTGATCGTCGGCATCGTCGTCTGGCTCGTGATCCGCGGTCGCCGCAGCCCCGGTTCGACCGATTCCGACGTCCCCACGGAGCGATAG
- the lpdA gene encoding dihydrolipoyl dehydrogenase yields MPHYDVVILGAGPGGYVAAVRSAQLGLSTAIIEEKYWGGVCLNVGCIPSKALLKNAELAHTLNHKADFFGISGEFTIDYGKAFDRSRVVADGRVKGIHFLMKKNKVTEYDGRGTFTGPKAISVAKADGSTEEVTFDNAIIATGSKVRLLPGVQLSDNVVTYEEQILSRELPKSIVIVGAGAIGMEFAYVMTNYGVKVTIIEFLDRALPNEDADVSKEIAKQYKNYGVDILTSTKVESVVDNGSSVTVSYTGKDGQQSSIEADKVLMSVGFAPNIEGFGLEATGVKLTERGAIDIDDHMRTNVEGIYAIGDVTAKLQLAHVAEAQGVVAAETIGGAETQTLGDYRMMPRATFCSPQVASFGLTEQQAKDEGREIKVATFPFMANGKAHGLGEPVGFVKLIADAEHLELIGAHMIGPDVSELLPELTLAQKWDLTALELARNVHTHPTLSEALQEGFHGLAGHMINF; encoded by the coding sequence ATGCCACACTACGATGTCGTCATCCTCGGTGCAGGTCCTGGCGGATACGTCGCTGCGGTTCGCAGCGCGCAGCTCGGTCTGTCCACCGCCATCATCGAAGAGAAGTACTGGGGTGGTGTGTGCCTCAACGTGGGCTGCATCCCCTCCAAGGCTCTTCTGAAGAACGCGGAGCTCGCGCACACGCTCAACCACAAGGCCGACTTCTTCGGCATCTCGGGTGAGTTCACGATCGACTACGGCAAGGCGTTCGATCGCAGCCGCGTCGTCGCCGACGGCCGCGTCAAGGGCATCCACTTCCTGATGAAGAAGAACAAGGTGACCGAGTACGACGGTCGCGGCACCTTCACCGGGCCGAAGGCGATCTCGGTCGCCAAGGCCGACGGGTCGACCGAAGAGGTCACCTTCGACAACGCGATCATCGCGACCGGCTCGAAGGTCCGCCTGCTCCCGGGCGTCCAGCTCAGCGACAATGTCGTGACCTATGAGGAGCAGATCCTCAGCCGCGAGCTGCCGAAGTCGATCGTCATCGTCGGCGCCGGCGCCATCGGCATGGAATTCGCTTACGTGATGACCAACTACGGCGTCAAGGTCACGATCATCGAGTTCCTCGACCGCGCTCTCCCCAACGAGGATGCGGACGTGTCGAAGGAGATCGCGAAGCAGTACAAGAACTACGGCGTAGACATCCTCACCTCCACCAAGGTCGAGTCCGTCGTCGACAACGGCTCGTCCGTCACCGTCTCGTACACCGGCAAGGACGGGCAGCAGTCGTCGATCGAGGCCGACAAGGTGCTCATGTCCGTCGGCTTCGCCCCGAACATCGAGGGCTTCGGACTCGAGGCCACCGGTGTGAAGCTCACCGAGCGCGGTGCGATCGACATCGACGACCACATGCGCACCAACGTCGAGGGCATCTACGCGATCGGCGACGTCACCGCCAAGCTGCAGCTCGCGCACGTGGCAGAGGCTCAGGGTGTCGTCGCGGCAGAGACCATCGGCGGCGCGGAGACCCAGACCCTCGGCGACTACCGCATGATGCCCCGCGCGACGTTCTGCTCGCCGCAGGTCGCCTCGTTCGGCCTCACCGAGCAGCAGGCCAAGGACGAAGGGCGCGAGATCAAGGTCGCGACGTTCCCCTTCATGGCGAACGGCAAGGCGCACGGACTCGGCGAGCCCGTCGGCTTCGTCAAGCTGATCGCCGACGCCGAGCACCTCGAGCTCATCGGCGCCCACATGATCGGCCCCGACGTCTCCGAGCTGCTGCCCGAGCTGACGCTGGCGCAGAAGTGGGACCTCACCGCTCTCGAGCTGGCCCGCAACGTGCACACCCACCCGACTCTGTCGGAGGCGCTGCAGGAGGGCTTCCACGGCCTCGCGGGTCACATGATCAACTTCTGA
- a CDS encoding methyltransferase domain-containing protein, with protein MSHDLSTRASDARELMDDPNADIAMLERTYERFRLVNALVSGPGEFYRRDIRPRARRGPIRILDIGAGGGDVCRMIAARLQRDGLTAEITALDADERAIRWASAQDGGSGVRYRRALSEELVAEGEQYDVVFSNHLLHHLTTQELQSLLLDSRRLVGEDGLVVHRDIARSRAAYMLYSAVTWLVSGVLLRGSFIREDGLISIRRSYTSKELTSIVPPGWTVRFSLPSRLELRHNGRAGR; from the coding sequence ATGAGTCACGACCTCTCGACCCGTGCGTCCGATGCGCGAGAGCTCATGGACGACCCCAACGCGGACATCGCCATGCTCGAGCGCACCTACGAGCGCTTCCGCCTCGTGAACGCCCTGGTGTCGGGCCCGGGGGAGTTCTACCGTCGAGACATCCGCCCCCGTGCCCGGCGCGGTCCGATCCGCATCCTCGACATCGGAGCCGGCGGCGGCGACGTCTGCCGGATGATCGCGGCGAGGCTCCAGCGCGACGGACTGACCGCCGAGATCACCGCGCTGGATGCCGATGAGCGCGCGATCCGGTGGGCCTCCGCTCAGGACGGGGGATCCGGCGTGCGATACCGCCGCGCTCTGTCGGAGGAACTCGTCGCGGAGGGGGAGCAGTACGACGTGGTCTTCTCGAATCACCTGCTTCACCACCTCACGACGCAAGAGCTGCAGAGCCTGCTGCTCGACTCGCGACGGCTCGTCGGCGAAGACGGGCTCGTGGTGCATCGTGACATCGCCCGAAGCAGGGCCGCGTACATGCTGTACAGCGCGGTGACCTGGCTCGTCTCCGGCGTGCTCCTGCGAGGATCGTTCATCCGCGAGGACGGCCTCATCAGCATCCGCCGCTCATACACGTCGAAGGAGCTGACGTCGATCGTGCCGCCCGGATGGACCGTGCGGTTCAGTCTTCCGTCGCGGCTCGAGCTGAGACACAACGGCCGCGCCGGACGGTGA
- a CDS encoding type III polyketide synthase, whose amino-acid sequence MSRSAVLRSLQTIVPDTVLEQNEVRDIFASQPDVGRLAQRIIGASFNGSGIDTRHTVIDEFSSHPQPGEPLFFERENNLLRSPGTKARNDLYVREASRLFVEVARRALDADPDVSAADVTHVITASCTGFHAPGPEYEIVRGLGLPDSVQRYHLGFMGCYASMPALRAASQFCAADPDAVVLVVSVELCTVHLRSTEDPDLIVANSLFADGAAAGIVTARDLPTPTPGVRLDGFHTAIAAEGEQDMAWTIGDHGFEMILSTRVPQIIGETIVGAIRPLYAREGELAEAFDEGRVGDRVEHWAIHPGGRSILDRVQERLNLSDAQLHPARETLRVNGNMSSATILFVIKRILDDGAADGSRVAAMAFGPGLTAESALMTVAVGVA is encoded by the coding sequence ATGAGTCGTTCCGCCGTCCTCCGCTCGCTGCAGACGATCGTTCCCGACACCGTCCTCGAGCAGAACGAGGTGCGCGACATCTTCGCGTCGCAGCCGGATGTCGGAAGGCTCGCGCAGCGGATCATCGGCGCGTCCTTCAACGGCTCGGGTATCGACACGCGGCACACGGTCATCGACGAGTTCTCGTCACATCCGCAGCCCGGCGAGCCGCTCTTCTTCGAGCGGGAGAACAACCTTCTCCGCTCACCCGGCACCAAGGCACGCAACGACCTCTACGTGAGGGAGGCGTCGCGTCTCTTCGTCGAGGTCGCGCGTCGCGCCCTCGACGCCGACCCCGACGTGTCCGCCGCCGACGTCACGCACGTCATCACGGCATCGTGCACGGGATTCCATGCCCCCGGCCCGGAGTACGAGATCGTGCGGGGGCTCGGGCTCCCTGACAGCGTGCAGCGCTATCACCTGGGCTTCATGGGCTGCTACGCCTCGATGCCGGCGCTCCGCGCCGCGAGCCAGTTCTGCGCGGCCGACCCCGACGCCGTAGTGCTGGTCGTCAGTGTCGAGCTGTGCACGGTGCACCTGAGATCGACCGAGGACCCTGACCTCATCGTCGCCAACTCCCTCTTCGCCGACGGAGCGGCCGCGGGCATCGTCACGGCCCGTGATCTTCCCACGCCGACTCCCGGGGTCCGTCTCGACGGCTTCCATACGGCCATCGCCGCAGAGGGCGAGCAGGACATGGCATGGACGATCGGTGACCACGGCTTCGAGATGATCCTGTCGACCAGGGTTCCGCAGATCATCGGCGAGACCATCGTCGGGGCGATCCGCCCACTCTATGCGCGCGAAGGCGAGCTGGCCGAGGCCTTCGACGAGGGGCGCGTCGGAGACCGCGTCGAGCACTGGGCCATCCATCCCGGTGGCCGGAGCATCCTCGATCGGGTGCAGGAGCGACTGAATCTCTCGGATGCTCAGCTGCATCCCGCGCGCGAGACGCTGCGGGTGAACGGCAACATGTCGAGTGCGACGATCCTCTTCGTCATCAAGCGCATCCTCGACGACGGCGCCGCCGACGGGTCGCGCGTCGCGGCGATGGCCTTCGGGCCGGGGCTGACGGCCGAGAGCGCCCTGATGACGGTCGCCGTCGGCGTCGCATGA
- a CDS encoding CYTH domain-containing protein: MTESGTPSQSGSEPTRVVEVERKYDVDEGTPLPEWDGLPGVDAVSEGEVRELDARYLDTDDAELSRAGVALRRRTGGPDAGWHIKGPREGDGRLEIGWPLGDGDDDSIPDAVTDTLSRWTTGRLTPLARIENSRTAYLLSGADGVIAEFVDDRVRATDLRQDVLREWREWEFELGPAAPADAAGREALFDAVERAIFAVGGRDAASGSKLARALGF, encoded by the coding sequence ATGACTGAGAGCGGCACTCCTTCGCAGTCCGGCTCCGAGCCGACCAGGGTCGTCGAGGTCGAGCGCAAGTACGACGTCGACGAGGGCACGCCCCTCCCCGAGTGGGACGGACTGCCCGGTGTCGACGCCGTGTCAGAGGGCGAGGTGCGCGAGCTCGACGCCCGCTATCTCGACACCGATGACGCCGAGCTCTCGCGTGCCGGAGTGGCGCTTCGTCGCCGCACCGGCGGCCCGGATGCCGGATGGCACATCAAAGGGCCCCGCGAAGGCGACGGGCGTCTCGAGATCGGCTGGCCTCTGGGCGACGGCGACGACGACAGCATCCCGGATGCGGTGACCGACACCCTCTCCCGATGGACGACGGGGCGACTGACGCCGCTCGCGCGCATCGAGAACAGCCGCACCGCCTATCTGCTCTCGGGTGCAGACGGCGTGATCGCCGAGTTCGTCGACGATCGGGTCCGCGCGACCGACCTCCGGCAGGACGTCCTGCGCGAGTGGCGTGAGTGGGAGTTCGAACTCGGCCCCGCCGCTCCGGCGGATGCAGCAGGGCGCGAGGCCCTGTTCGATGCCGTCGAGAGGGCGATCTTCGCCGTCGGCGGTCGTGACGCGGCATCCGGCTCGAAGCTCGCCCGTGCTCTCGGTTTCTGA